The Arachidicoccus terrestris genome includes the window ACACCATCATGACGGAAAAAATCGCCCGAAAAGGTGTCAAAATCCCCGAATCCTACGAACCGGATATTCTGGAAAAAATCCTGGTCGCCCAGGTAACCAAATCTAATACAATGGTCGTGCATGCCTCCGACAAGATCAATACCGTCAAAGACCTGATCCTGCGGGATAACCAACACCTCAATTATTTTATGGTCAGATCCGAAGACGGAGAATTTATTGGCTATCTCAGTGTAATGGATCTTTTTGGCAACCATTCAGACAACCAGGAAGTCGGCAGCCTGATCACTGAAAAAAATGAAGTATTTATCCAAGATTCAGATAACCTTCTGACCGCCTTAAAACTTTTACTAAAAAAGGATAAAGAAGCTATTCCTGTTAAGAATAGCAAAGGAAAATACATAGGATTATTAACGTATAAAGATATCCTGTCCGCCTATCAGATCAGCCAGGGTGAGTTTATTAAAACCACGCCTTCAATTTCCCTGAAACGTCGTGGACTCCGTATTCTGGCCAGAGGTAATCACTTTATACAGGAAAGAAAACAACGTCATCCATAGCCACCTGATCTGAGGGATGCCAATCCGGAAATTATTTTTCCGGTACTGTACACAAATGCGTAAATTCGTCTTTATAAAAGACTTTGACGCGAATTGAAACAAACAACAACTGAAAAAGAATTGGTCAGGTATAGCCTGAATGAGGAGCAGGAAAAGAGAGAAATTCTGCGCAGATACCGTGCCTTACTGCGGACGCTGAGACCTAAATTTAAGAAAGGTGACAAGGAAATCGTCCGCCAGGCTTTTTATATGGCTGCAGAAGCACATAAAACCATGCGGCGAAAAAGCGGCGAGCCCTACATCTTCCACCCCATTGCGGTAGCCATGATCTGTGTTGAAGAGATTGGGCTGGGTGTTCGCAGTACTATCTGCGCTCTGTTGCATGATACGGTAGAAGATACAGATATTACAATTGAGGATATTACCCGCGAATTTGGGAATGAGATCGCCCGCATTGTAGATGGGCTGACAAAAATATCTACTGTAGTAGACGCGTCTACAACGCAACAGACAGAGAACTTTAAAAAAATCTTACTCACGCTGACCGATGACCCAAGAGTGATTCTGATTAAACTTGCGGACCGGCTGCATAATATGCGTACGCTGGATTGGATGAAACAGGAAAAGCAGCTTAAAATTGCCAGCGAGACTGTTTGGGTGTATGCACCACTGGCGCACAGAATGGGCCTTTATAATATTAAGACTGAGCTGGAAGACCTCTCCATGAAGTATCTGGAAAAGGACAAGTATAAGGAGATTGCCCGTAAGCTGGCAGAAACAAGAAGAGAGCGGACAAGATTTATCAATGAATTTATCAAACCCATTAAGGATAAACTGGTTTCCGCTGGTTTTAAATTCGAGATCTATGGGCGTCCAAAGAGTATCCATTCCATCTGGAATAAGATGAAAAAGAAAGGAGTCGTCTTTGAAGAAGTCTATGACTTATTTGCCATCAGGGTTATACTGGACTCGGAGCCGGAAAAAGAGAAGGAGGAGTGCTGGAAAGTCTATTCCATTGTGACAGATGCCTACGCACCTGCCCCGGAAAGACTACGGGACTGGCTGAGTAACCCTAAAAGCAACGGTTATGAAGCGCTGCACACAACTGTAATGGGGCCAAAAGGGAAATGGGTTGAAGTCCAGATCCGGACTAAACGTATGAATGAGATCGCAGAAAAAGGCCTGGCAGCACACTGGAAATACAAGGAGGGTACCAGTACGGAAGACCGGTTTGATAAATGGTTTGGCCAGATCAGAGAGATGATCAGTTCCCAGGGGACAGATAGTATCGACTTTCTGGAAGACTTTAAAACCAGTTTCCTGGCCGAGGAAATATACGCCTACACGCCGAAGGGGGATGTCAAGATGCTTCCCAAAGGATCAACGGCACTTGATTTTGCCTTTAGTATCCACTCTGCTGTCGGACAAAAATGCATTGGAGCGAAGGTTAACCATAAACTGGTGCCGATCAGTCATATTCTGCGTAGCGGCGATCAGGTAGAGATTATTACCAGTAATAAACAAAAACCCAGTGAAGACTGGCTCAGTCTGGTGGTGACAGCCAAGGCCAAAAATAGAATAAAGGATGCTTTAAAAGAAGAGAAGAGAACCATCGGCGAGGATGGCAAATATACCCTCAAAAGGAAACTGGAAAACATGGGGGTACCGGTGTCCACTTACAATGTAGATGAACTGGTGAGCTTTTATGGGCTCAGTTCTCACCTGGATCTTTATTACGGCATCGCCATTAAGAAAATTGACCTGAAAGAACTCAAGACTTTCTCTGTTAACGGCGATAAACTTGAACCGCCTAAACTAGAGGTTAAAACTGAAAAACCCGTATATAATCCAGACAGCGCAAAAACCTTATCCAAAAAGGATTCTGAATTAATCATATTTGGAGAGACCAGTGATAAGATCATGTATACGCTGGCCAACTGTTGCCACCCCATTCCGGGAGACGATGTGTTTGGCTTCGTCAGCGTGGGTAAGGGACTGATCATTCACAGGACCAACTGCCCCAATGCGGCACAGTTGATGGCTAATCAGGGTCACCGGATTGTCAAGACCAAATGGGCTAAGAACAAGGAAATATCCTTTCTTACCGGCATTGAAATCATTGGTGTGGACGATGTGGGTGTCATCAATAAGATCACCAATGTCATTAGCGGCGAATTAAAAATTAATATCTCCGCCTTAAGTATTGAATCGAAAGAAGGCTTATTCAACGGTCGGCTGAAAATCTTCGTACATGATAAAGAAGAGCTTGATACGCTGGTGGAACACCTGAAGCTACTCGATGGCATACAAGGAGTAGAGCGTTTCGATACGGATGATCTGGTTTAGGTGCTGAAACAGGTATAAATTAACGACAAGAAGGGCAGCCGGGTCAAATCCTGCTGCCCTTCTTGTCATTATCTATGTTTTTGTGCATCAACACCGAGGCGTATCCGATATAAAAAACCGTATCGAACCCTGCATTTTCAAGAGATGAATTGCGAGATTCGATACGGTTAAAATACGTTTATGGACTTTATCTTCGGAATACTTCTGGTGAGTTATATTTACTCATCCCGGTGATATCTGATCGGAAAAGCAGGAAGGATGATGCAAAATCATAACCTATACGCCCCCTTCAGTTTTCCTTTTAGCAAATCAGACCTGAGCTTTTCTGAAGGTCAGATTATTTTGCCAGAAATTCTTTGATATTGTCTTTGTGTATGATTGCTTCTTTAAAAGTGTAAGCACCTGTTTTTGGGCTGCGTACAGTTTTAATCACTTTAGTCCAGTTCTTAGCATCTGCTGCTGCTTTCTGGTCTTTAGTTTTAATCGCGGTTTTAGCTGCTTTTGCCATGATTCGTTATTTATAAGATGGTCCTGCCGGTAAAAACCGGGGTGATTATTTAATTTCTTTGTGTACAGTTACTTTTTTCAAAATAGGATTATACTTCTTCAGCTCTAAACGCTCAGCAGTATTTTTCTTATTTTTCTGTGTAATGTAACGGCTGGTTCCTGGAAGTCCACTTGCTTTGTGTTCTGTGCATTCCAAAATTACCTGAACCCTGTTTCCTTTCTTTGCCATTGCTATAATGCTTTAATTGTTGTCGACTTTTGATTAGATTTTTACGCCGTCTGCTCTTAATTGTTTAACGACTGCATTCAGGCCATTTTTATTAATGGTACGGATTGCATCGGCAGACACTTTCAATGTAATCCAGCGATCTTCCTCAGCATAAAAGAAACGTTTCGTCTGTAAATTCGGTAAGAAACGACGCTTGGATTTAATGTTAGAGTGTGAAACATTGTTTCCCACCATTGGTTTTTTTCCTGTAACCTGACATACTCTTGCCATAACTGTATTTTTTATCGGACGGCAAAGGTATAACAACCCGTCCGTAATTCCAAATTGTTTTTATTTTACCTGATTACCAGACTACCATAAACATGGCTATCTGGTCAAGGGCTGCAAAGGTAATAAAAAAGCAGTGTGAATACACTGCTTTTTTTAAAGAATTATATAGAAGGAAGAAGCTTTTACGCCTCTCCTGCAACTACCATTTTTCCACCTCTTCTGAAGCCAGCTTATCTGAAGTCTCCGTAGCATTGACAACATCCTCACCCGAATTTGTAACTACCTCTGTATCAGATGACTGGGAATGAATAACTTCAGTCTCTATCGCGGAAGCATCCGGCTCAGTCTGGATTCCGGACGCCGGCTTAAGGGCCGGTGCGGTTTCGGTCACACTGGTAGCACTTTGCTCACTGTAATTATTTTGATTATCGTTCTTATAAGAGCCGGCAGCTGTCGCGGAGGCAGGGCGGATGTGCGCTTCATCTTGCTCCTCGCCTTCATGGCTAAAGCTATCAAAGTCATAATCAGGCATCAGTTCTGTCTTTACATGATCTACCGCTTCTCCAAGAGCTTTCAGAAATTTGTTAAAATCTTCTTTATAAAGAAAGATTTTGTGCCTGTCATAGCCATCTTCGTTAAATCTTTTACGACTTTCGGTAATCGTCAGAAAAAAATCATTCCCTCTGGTTTCCCGGACATCGAAAAAGTACGTTCTTCGCTTTCCTGCTTTAAGTCTTCTGCTGTAAACACTTGCCTGTTTCCGGTCGTTGTAATCGTAATCCAAAATTCAAGTTTTTTGTTGAGCAATTAACTGTTATCTAATTTAACCTTTACAAATATAATATTGTTTTCATTTTAGCAAAACATTTTGACTATTTTTTTTATACCGTTCATGTAAAATCTGGGTATTTTTAAAGATTATTCAATAAATCCGTCACTTTTTCTCTTTGAAGGATCAGATAACCCAACCGGTCGTTGCTGATCCCATCTCGTAGCTGGTAACTGAAAATCAGGTTATCTTCTATAACCTCCGTTTCAAAATAGCGAAACTGAATATTGGGATACTTACGGAGTGGCTCTCCGATCTCATACAAATGGGTAGACAATATAAATATAGAATGATCCACTTTGCGTAACCCTTCCACAACAGTGGTGGAACATTTCATAGCATCGACAATATTGGTCCCCTTAAACAACTCATCAATGAGTATCAGCCACTTAGAACCTTGCTTTATTTTTTCGACTATCGTTTTTACCCTTTGTACTTCATTAAAAAAGTAACTTTCGCCGTTTAACGTGTTATCTGTCACTTCAATATTACTGAGCAGGCCATCAAAAGTACTGACCCGCATAGAGACGGCCGGCACGCCCATTCCCAACGCTGCCAGATAGAGCCCGATCCCAACTGCCCGGATAAAAGTACTTTTACCGGCCATATTGGCACCGGTCAGAAACAGAAAATTCTTTCCCTGATCTAACTGCAGATCATACGCAACGGGAGCATCCAGTAAAGGATGATAAAGCCCTTTTGCCTCCATAACCGGCGCATCGCATTCCAGGATTTCAGGGAAAGCCAATTTGTGTTCCTTAACGGCCTTGGCCATACTGGCCCAGGCATCTATTTTTAAAAAAGACTCTTCCAAGGCCTTCATGCCAGTCTTTTCCGTGTATTGGTAAAGGGAATGACCATATTTGATCACCTCTCTGGCTGTCAACTTTCCTCCCTTTTCTATCCTGGCTCCCAATTTACCCATTTGTTTAAAAAAGGGTTTTTCAAGAATCTCTCCGGTTTTATCCATTATCTCTGAGAGCTCTCTGGAAGGGCAGTCAGGGGCATATATCTCATGCACCTTTTTCATGCCATAAACAAAACGGGCCAGATGTCCCATACTATAACGCAGTAATACGTAATCTGGCCGGCTCAGCCATTTAAAAAAGGTAACATCCACCATGGATGATGAGTTCGGAATATTCGTCATGGGAGAATAATAAAATTTATCCATCACCATCATCGTCCCATTAGAGACAGTCGGCGGCAATACTTTATCCCTCATATGATTGAGCAGTGCCTGCCGGTCCCGAATCTGTTCAATATCGCTCATCGGTTCCTTGATGAAAAAACGGAGCCAGTCTTTACCCCCAGAAGTAGTAGTAAAGTCCAGATAATGAAATAGCGATTGTTGTTCGTATCGGCTGATAATTCCCAGATCGTATAAGGTCTTGTCATCTACATGCATGCCTGCTCGCTTTTTAATGAATAGACAGTCGGCAATCATCATTATATCTGATAACAAGCAGATACCCTACTGTCAAGAAAATAGATTACCTATTGAAGCACAGGAAAAAGGCGATTTAAACGCCCACCCTAATAACAAATCAGGCGATCATTACCTGGTTACCGGTTAAAAGAAAGCCTTTCTCCCTTTATAGATTCATCAAAGCCCTGATTTCCATAAACTAAATGACCGTTTACAAAAGTTTTTTCGATGGTTACGGGCATATGCTCCTCTTCAAACGGCGACCAACCGCATTTGCTATAGAGACTATCCGGGGTTATCCTTACTGGTTGGTCCATATTCACTAACACCAAATCAGCATAGTACCCTTCTTTTACGTACCCTCTGTCCCGGATCTGAAAACAGCGAGCCACGGCATGGCTCATTTTTTCAACGACCTTTTCAATGGTAAGCCTGCCTTCCTTTACAAAGCGGAGCATTAATGGCAGACTGTGTTGCACGAGCGGCAGACCGGCGTGCGCATTTTCATAGGTTGCCATAGCAGAAGGCTCCAGTTCTCCTGAAGTATTACGGATATAGCCTTTCTCATTTAACTGATGCGGCGCATGGTCCGTTGCAATCACATCCAGGCGATCATCTAACAGCGCCCTCCACAGTGCATCACGATTAAATCCATCCTTAATTGCAGGATTGCATTTAATCAGGTATCCTTTAGCAGCATAGTCCGCTGCGGTAAATGTCAGATGGTGGACACAGACTTCGCAAGTAATGCGCTTTTCTTCCAGAGGCAGCATATTGGAGAACAGTTGCAGCTCTTTTTCTGTGGTGATATGCAATATATGAAGCCGGCTATTATGTTTCTGTGCCAGCTGAATAGCCTTATAACTACTTTCAAAACAGTTTTCCGCATTGCGGATTATCGGGTGATCAGCAGGTCCTAAAACCCCTTTTTCAGCTTTTAGCTTTTCGTAGTTCGCCCGGATAATACTTTCCTCTTCACAGTGAGTCGCAATAAGCACTTCACTGGTGCCGAATACATTGTCCAGTACAATCGGGTCATTAACCAGCAGG containing:
- a CDS encoding RelA/SpoT family protein, encoding MKQTTTEKELVRYSLNEEQEKREILRRYRALLRTLRPKFKKGDKEIVRQAFYMAAEAHKTMRRKSGEPYIFHPIAVAMICVEEIGLGVRSTICALLHDTVEDTDITIEDITREFGNEIARIVDGLTKISTVVDASTTQQTENFKKILLTLTDDPRVILIKLADRLHNMRTLDWMKQEKQLKIASETVWVYAPLAHRMGLYNIKTELEDLSMKYLEKDKYKEIARKLAETRRERTRFINEFIKPIKDKLVSAGFKFEIYGRPKSIHSIWNKMKKKGVVFEEVYDLFAIRVILDSEPEKEKEECWKVYSIVTDAYAPAPERLRDWLSNPKSNGYEALHTTVMGPKGKWVEVQIRTKRMNEIAEKGLAAHWKYKEGTSTEDRFDKWFGQIREMISSQGTDSIDFLEDFKTSFLAEEIYAYTPKGDVKMLPKGSTALDFAFSIHSAVGQKCIGAKVNHKLVPISHILRSGDQVEIITSNKQKPSEDWLSLVVTAKAKNRIKDALKEEKRTIGEDGKYTLKRKLENMGVPVSTYNVDELVSFYGLSSHLDLYYGIAIKKIDLKELKTFSVNGDKLEPPKLEVKTEKPVYNPDSAKTLSKKDSELIIFGETSDKIMYTLANCCHPIPGDDVFGFVSVGKGLIIHRTNCPNAAQLMANQGHRIVKTKWAKNKEISFLTGIEIIGVDDVGVINKITNVISGELKINISALSIESKEGLFNGRLKIFVHDKEELDTLVEHLKLLDGIQGVERFDTDDLV
- a CDS encoding DUF4295 family protein, encoding MAKAAKTAIKTKDQKAAADAKNWTKVIKTVRSPKTGAYTFKEAIIHKDNIKEFLAK
- the rpmG gene encoding 50S ribosomal protein L33, with protein sequence MAKKGNRVQVILECTEHKASGLPGTSRYITQKNKKNTAERLELKKYNPILKKVTVHKEIK
- the rpmB gene encoding 50S ribosomal protein L28 translates to MARVCQVTGKKPMVGNNVSHSNIKSKRRFLPNLQTKRFFYAEEDRWITLKVSADAIRTINKNGLNAVVKQLRADGVKI
- a CDS encoding DUF3276 family protein, with amino-acid sequence MDYDYNDRKQASVYSRRLKAGKRRTYFFDVRETRGNDFFLTITESRKRFNEDGYDRHKIFLYKEDFNKFLKALGEAVDHVKTELMPDYDFDSFSHEGEEQDEAHIRPASATAAGSYKNDNQNNYSEQSATSVTETAPALKPASGIQTEPDASAIETEVIHSQSSDTEVVTNSGEDVVNATETSDKLASEEVEKW
- a CDS encoding MutS-related protein, with the protein product MHVDDKTLYDLGIISRYEQQSLFHYLDFTTTSGGKDWLRFFIKEPMSDIEQIRDRQALLNHMRDKVLPPTVSNGTMMVMDKFYYSPMTNIPNSSSMVDVTFFKWLSRPDYVLLRYSMGHLARFVYGMKKVHEIYAPDCPSRELSEIMDKTGEILEKPFFKQMGKLGARIEKGGKLTAREVIKYGHSLYQYTEKTGMKALEESFLKIDAWASMAKAVKEHKLAFPEILECDAPVMEAKGLYHPLLDAPVAYDLQLDQGKNFLFLTGANMAGKSTFIRAVGIGLYLAALGMGVPAVSMRVSTFDGLLSNIEVTDNTLNGESYFFNEVQRVKTIVEKIKQGSKWLILIDELFKGTNIVDAMKCSTTVVEGLRKVDHSIFILSTHLYEIGEPLRKYPNIQFRYFETEVIEDNLIFSYQLRDGISNDRLGYLILQREKVTDLLNNL
- a CDS encoding dihydroorotase, with translation MSDYLIKNARIVSEGKTFISDVLIRNQRIEKIAPSLQVNFNVQEIDATGLYLLPGVIDDQVHFREPGLTHKAEIYTEAKAAVAGGVTSFMEMPNTVPPAFTLDLLEKKYERAKQVSLANYSFYLGTSNDNLEEIKKLNDRKNEICGLKIFMGSSTGNLLVNDPIVLDNVFGTSEVLIATHCEEESIIRANYEKLKAEKGVLGPADHPIIRNAENCFESSYKAIQLAQKHNSRLHILHITTEKELQLFSNMLPLEEKRITCEVCVHHLTFTAADYAAKGYLIKCNPAIKDGFNRDALWRALLDDRLDVIATDHAPHQLNEKGYIRNTSGELEPSAMATYENAHAGLPLVQHSLPLMLRFVKEGRLTIEKVVEKMSHAVARCFQIRDRGYVKEGYYADLVLVNMDQPVRITPDSLYSKCGWSPFEEEHMPVTIEKTFVNGHLVYGNQGFDESIKGERLSFNR